The Micropterus dolomieu isolate WLL.071019.BEF.003 ecotype Adirondacks unplaced genomic scaffold, ASM2129224v1 contig_13157, whole genome shotgun sequence sequence tgcatggctacgcacgtagaccctacgcaggagtataaatcaagctttggCCCAAACCATGGGGGGTCTGTGGGCATGCCCTTCTGGGGAGATTTTTTCCTCCATCAAGCTGGCTAAATGCACTATTTTTCCTGCAGTTTGAAATGACAGAATGACAAAAAATCTGTACACTATCTGGGAAAGAGACAGTTGCTTTGGAAAATAATCACCCTGTAGAGCCTACAACCTATTATTTAATTGTTCTCCAGCTGTAGTcactccaaaacacaaccaacGTTGAGGATCACTCAACTTCACAAAACTTCTGATGTTACTATTTTTAAGTTACATAACCAAGATATGGTAGGACTATGGTGTAAACAGCATTACTAACCTGGAGAGTTTACAGAATGAATGTTAAGTTTGTGTTTAGCTAAAAAATCAGCTACATCTGAGTCCATGCCAAAATAATGTAGGCTGCTCTAATAGCAACAGCAAATGCAACAGTGCCAAGTAAATGTGTTCTTCAATACTGTGAATTGAATATCAGGCCAACAGaagaacatttactcaaatGATATTATATTTCTGTAGGAAGTAGCACAGTAGGATGAACAACATGCCCGTATATTATCATGTTACGGTACTTTATTTGATCTACTACTGGTCACTCTTCTCCTTTCCACATCTTTTTGTCTTAActtctctcactgtctcagaGTCAGCTTCACTCATTACTGTTAAATTCTTTTACTGAGGGAAGAAAATAGAAACCAAAGAAAGTATTATGGTTCTTATCATTAAGGGTGGGAAACTTCAAGCACTTcacgattcgattacgattcagaAGGCTGCGATGTGATCATTAAACGATtattgatgcatctttttttctgtgatttatAATGACTAAGCATTAATTTGCACGTTaacatccaaaacaaaacatctcctcattagcttaaaaggaccaGTTTGCATCCCTAACTTACTTTACTAACTTCAGCTTCTTCATGGTCACCACCGTCCTTTAACACCCAGTTTTCAGACttctctgaaaactgaaatataattgaactagtatgtggatgtgtgtgaacaggacagagctgtacaccagtttaacttggacctgatgttctcaaccctggACGAGTAAATAGCAATGAcatacagctaacgttacttcattactgatttagctaatgttaactagCAACCAAAAAGAGACAGTCTGCTGCCATTCTAGCTGCTGAGTCAACCTGGGTACATTACTCTCATAGATGATGTCATAGATAATGTCATTGAAgggcttacctgagcaggtgagatccAGTATGGTGGAAGCAAGACATGATTCTGCACACTCCCTCAGAGAAGATCCAAactgaacacagtcagacctGATCCACCACAGAGGTCTGTATGAGGactcctttctctgtcctacagaaacagcagagccacagtccagctctctacagacaacagctgctgtcttcagggtCCAGTCAGAGAATAAGTCACtcactggtctccagtctccTTGTTTGAtctccagtgttcctgcacagcgactggctcctcccaccaacctgacatcatcaggctctGAATAGAAACCAGAaagtcatcagtaaaacaataaagtgagtttcatcagaacagaaatgaaccaaatcaaagctgcagctcctcttctacctgagcaggtgagtccaacagcttttccaggagaacaggtgtttctagctgagcctgagcttctacagtccaggagagcagactcatggcctccacactggaactctttggtccacatcggagcctccacttttccatagagcgccccctggaggactgaaggagccccacagccaagctccctacagaccacctccgcatcctgctggtcaaagtcagctacacacactgaggaccacctctggttagacttcacctccagtctgcctgagcacagactagtcCCGCCCAcca is a genomic window containing:
- the LOC123966321 gene encoding scavenger receptor cysteine-rich type 1 protein M130-like, with product PDSVRLVGGTSLCSGRLEVKSNQRWSSVCVADFDQQDAEVVCRELGCGAPSVLQGALYGKVEAPMWTKEFQCGGHESALLDCRSSGSARNTCSPGKAVGLTCSEPDDVRLVGGASRCAGTLEIKQGDWRPVSDLFSDWTLKTAAVVCRELDCGSAVSVGQRKESSYRPLWWIRSDCVQFGSSLRECAESCLASTILDLTCS